The following are from one region of the Salvia splendens isolate huo1 chromosome 2, SspV2, whole genome shotgun sequence genome:
- the LOC121769938 gene encoding putative lipid-transfer protein DIR1 produces MDVGGIAKVVALVAAIVVILYSAKAMTLCNVTDDGFTACKPSVTPPNPVMPSPECCEAVTGADLQCLCSYKHSFLLPSLGIDPDLALALPAKCNVPSPANC; encoded by the coding sequence ATGGATGTTGGTGGGATAGCAAAAGTGGTGGCGTTGGTAGCGGCGATTGTCGTGATTCTCTACAGCGCAAAGGCAATGACCTTGTGCAATGTGACGGACGACGGCTTCACTGCATGCAAGCCGTCAGTCACGCCGCCTAACCCAGTGATGCCCTCTCCCGAGTGCTGTGAGGCCGTCACCGGGGCTGACTTGCAATGCCTCTGTTCGTACAAGCACTCATTCTTACTGCCCTCACTTGGGATAGATCCCGATCTCGCCCTAGCTCTTCCCGCCAAATGCAATGTCCCCTCCCCGGCCAACTGCTAA